A genomic stretch from Narcine bancroftii isolate sNarBan1 chromosome 9, sNarBan1.hap1, whole genome shotgun sequence includes:
- the LOC138743630 gene encoding high affinity immunoglobulin epsilon receptor subunit beta-like, which yields MAALFGKTWKSTDLEITNKNLQGRRKVDHPATKSVNTTKQSFRKGQRKALGVAQVMLGLFFIAIGIPLFQSPPSIASDAAIPWWGGGFFIISGFMSIYAERKLTYLILRCCAVSNLLSAAASLSAFLLFAMDLRKWVPHVTCGDKVGECKSEYVNLSEITLKRERGGSDPLFTPMVLLIDLCSISLQRMYNTVMQLARALVVPAGPPSE from the exons ATGGCTGCTTTATTTGGTAAAACTTGGAAATCAACAGACCTCGAAATCACCAATAAAAACTTACAAGGACGAAGGAAGGTGGATCACCCTGCTACCAAATCCGTCAATACAACCAAACAGAGCTTTCGAAAAGGGCAACGCAAAGCTCTGGGC gTAGCTCAAGTAATGCTGGGATTATTCTTTATAGCAATCGGTATTCCACTGTTTCAGAGTCCACCATCCATCGCATCAGATGCAGCCATCCCTTGGTGGGGAGGAGGCTTC TTCATCATCTCAGGGTTTATGTCAATTTATGCAGAAAGAAAACTGACCTACCTCATT CTCAGGTGCTGTGCTGTCTCTAATCTATTGAGTGCTGCGGCCAGCCTATCTGCTTTCCTGCTGTTTGCCATGGATCTACGGAAATGGGTTCCTCATGTCACCTGTGGTGACAAAGTCGGTGAATGTAAATCTGAATATGTGAATCTTTCA GAGATCACACTGaagcgggagaggggggggagtgatCCCCTCTTCACTCCTATGGTCCTGTTGATTGATCTCtgttccatttctctgcagcgaatgtacaacactgtgatgcagttggccagaGCTCtg GTTGTTCCAGCcggaccaccttctgagtga
- the LOC138743628 gene encoding LOW QUALITY PROTEIN: extracellular calcium-sensing receptor-like (The sequence of the model RefSeq protein was modified relative to this genomic sequence to represent the inferred CDS: inserted 1 base in 1 codon), giving the protein MLPTDTFQDAGIHAEVWYSQDAVGKDHHLESSHYQELRGRDRGEFPQTQREEKQQGVTGWVMGRTHNANVICMDDRPFIRHVALRIEHKSAMHWRSNHDVVVEPNIQLNQNDNVYCHISKHNIHVNLMQPNSCRLRRTVFGVVLVLCISCILGKTILVVVAFKATLPNRSVINGWVCVCILTFLQVSICVVWLSVPPPHPLKNMSYYRDIIILECDVGSLTAFYLVSASIALLSTVCLVLGFLSRKLPDNFNDAKYITFSTFIPTYASSPGRXTVAVEVFSIWVSSFGLLVCIFAPKYYIILVQNNTKKYMMGK; this is encoded by the exons ATGCTGCCGACGGACACATTCCAGGATGCAGGAATACATGCTGAGGTTTGGTACAGTCAGGACGCTGTTGGGAAGGACCACCATctggagtcctcccattaccaggaATTGAGGGGCAGAGACCGAGGAGAATTCCCTCAGACACAGAGGGAGGAGAAGCAACAAGGTGTCACGGGGTG GGTAATGGGACGAACCCACAATGCCAACGTCATCTGCATGGAC GACCGACCTTTCATCAGGCATGTGGCGCTCAGAATTGAGCACAAGTCTGCGATGCACTGGCGAAGCAACCACGATGTAGTTGTGGAACCCAATATTCAGTTAAATCAGaatgataatgtttattgtcatatatctaAGCACAATATACATGTGAACctgatgcagccaaacag TTGCAGGTTGCGTCGCACTGTTTTCGGAGTTGTTTTAGTTCTCTGTATTTCTTGCATTTTGGGCAAAACCATTCTTGTTGTGGTTGCCTTTAAAGCAACTCTTCCCAACAGGAGCGTGATAAACGGctgggtgtgtgtatgtatccTGACATTTTTGCAAGTTTCAATTTGCGTTGTCTGGCTAAGTGTGCCACCTCCCCATCCCCTGAAAAACATGAGCTATTATCGAGACATCATTATTCTGGAATGTGACGTGGGGTCATTAACGGCCTTTTACTTGGTATCGGCCTCTATTGCTCTTTTATCTACGGTGTGTTTAGTTCTCGGTTTCCTTTCCCGGAAACTTCCAGATAATTTCAACGACGCCAAGTACATCACCTTCAGCACTTTTATTCCAACTTATGCGAGTTCTCCAGGGA ACACGGTGGCCGTGGAAGTGTTTTCTATCTGGGTCTCAAGCTTTGGTTTGTTGGTCTGTATTTTTGCACCCAAATATTACATTATTTTAGTGCAAAATAACACAAAGAAATACATGATGGGCAAATGA
- the LOC138743629 gene encoding extracellular calcium-sensing receptor-like, which yields MIFAIEEINQNENLLPGISLGYKIHDDCSSSAIASKAALTLTNGGEELIEYPECRGSSNVAAIVGCDISTNSIVTANTIGSFGIPMVSHFSTCSCLSDKQEYPTFFRTIPSDEHQSRILAELVRAFGWSWIGTLRSNTEYGNFGMQGFVEHVEKFGVCIAYSESFYRTDPAEKIRKIVQVIKQASTKVVVAFLDIGDMRVLLNEIWRQNVTGIQWIGSEGWITGNLLPPQVEGRYITGTIGLATHRTEIAELRNFLHNVHPSNFPGNRLVTEFWETLFTCYFTIDNITGNSPVPFRQCTGKEQMEGIENSYLPAIMDGSSYHVYKAVYAIAHALHDLLTCEEGNGPFANHTCAQISNFEPWQLLHYMRFVNFTAKTGENIYFDANGDPVPRYEFVNLQTNSEGRVDIVNIGYYDGSAPPGRELAMNTGDIVWSGNANKIPQAICSEPCLPGTRKVNRKGQPTCCFDCAKCADGEISNITDSTDCIKCPSEYWSNQQKTQCVRKKVEFLSFGEDLGFVLVTLVLVGVCFTLATAVIFYLYQETPMVKANNSELSFLLLFALMLCFICSLTFIGEPSDWSCMLRRTVFGVVFVLCISCILGKTILVVVAFKATLPNRSVMNWFGPTQQRLGVCILTFLQALICVVWLSVSPPHPLKNMSYYRDIIILECDAGSLTAFYLVSAYIALLSIVCLVLAFLARKLPDNFNDAKYITFSMLIFCAVWITFIPAYVSSPGKYTVAVEVFAIWASSFGLLVCIFAPKCYIILLKPQINTKRHMMGKEASL from the exons ATGATTTTTGCCATTGAAGAAATAAACCAGAATGAAAATCTACTTCCTGGGATCTCCCTCGGGTACAAGATCCACGACGACTGCTCGTCTTCCGCGATCGCTTCGAAAGCAGCGCTCACTTTAACCAATGGAGGAGAGGAACTGATTGAATACCCAGAATGTAGAGGCTCCTCCAACGTCGCTGCCATCGTGGGTTGTGATATATCCACAAACTCCATCGTCACCGCAAACACGATCGGATCCTTTGGAATCCCGATG GTTAGTCACTTCTCCACCTGCTCCTGTCTGAGCGATAAGCAGGAATACCCTACGTTCTTCAGAACGATACCCAGTGACGAACACCAGTCCAGAATTCTCGCAGAACTCGTGCGAGCCTTCGGCTGGTCTTGGATCGGAACCCTTAGAAGTAACACCGAATACGGCAATTTTGGAATGCAGGGATTTGTGGAGCACGTGGAAAAGTTTGGGGTTTGTATCGCCTACTCGGAATCATTTTACAGGACCGACCCAGCGGAGAAAATCAGGAAAATTGTCCAGGTGATTAAACAGGCGTCCACAAAAGTGGTGGTGGCGTTTCTTGATATTGGTGATATGCGAGTTTTATTGAACGAAATTTGGCGTCAAAACGTAACGGGTATACAGTGGATTGGAAGCGAGGGCTGGATTACAGGAAACCTTCTGCCGCCTCAAGTAGAAGGAAGGTATATCACCGGGACTATCGGGCTGGCAACTCATAGGACAGAGATCGCCGAACTCAGAAATTTCCTTCATAATGTCCATCCTTCCAATTTTCCTGGAAACCGTTTGGTGACAGAGTTTTGGGAAACTTTATTTACATGTTATTTTACCATTGACAACATAACAGGAAATTCTCCAGTTCCATTTCGGCAGTGCACAGGGAAGGAACagatggaagggatagaaaaCTCCTACCTTCCAGCGATAATGGACGGAAGTTCTTACCACGTGTATAAAGCGGTCTACGCTATCGCTCATGCGCTCCACGACCTGTTAACctgtgaagaaggcaacgggCCCTTTGCGAATCACACATGTGCACAGATTTCAAACTTTGAGCCTTGGCAG CTGCTCCACTACATGCGTTTCGTCAATTTCACAGCGAAGACGggagaaaatatttattttgatgcaAATGGTGATCCAGTGCCAAGATACGAATTCGTGAACTTGCAAACTAATTCGGAGGGTAGAGTGGACATTGTGAACATTGGATATTATGATGGGTCAGCTCCGCCAGGGCGCGAACTGGCAATGAACACGGGGGATATAGTGTGGAGCGGGAATGCAAATAAG ATTCCACAAGCAATTTGCtcagaaccctgtcttcctgggACACGGAAAGTGAACCGAAAAGGGCAGCCAACATGTTGTTTTGACTGTGCAAAATGTGCCGATGGTGAAATTAGCAACATCACAG ATTCCACAGATTGCATCAAGTGTCCCTCAGAATATTGGTCCAATCAGCAGAAAACCCAATGTGTTCGCAAGAAGGTTGAGTTTCTTTCCTTTGGTGAAGATCTGGGGTTTGTGTTGGTGACGCTCGTTCTAGTGGGAGTCTGCTTCACCTTGGCCACTGCTGTGATTTTTTACCTCTATCAAGAAACTCCCATGGTGAAAGCGAACAACTCCGAGCTCAGCTTCCTCCTTCTCTTCGCTCTGATGCTTTGCTTCATTTGCTCGCTCACCTTCATTGGGGAACCCTCCGACTGGTCTTGCATGTTGCGTCGCACTGTTTTTGGAGTTGTTTTCGTtctctgcatttcctgcattttggGCAAAACCATTCTAGTTGTGGTGGCCTTTAAAGCAACTCTTCCCAACAGGAGCGTGATGAACTGGTTTGGACCCACTCAGCAACGGCTGGGCGTGTGCATCCTGACATTTTTGCAGGCTTTAATTTGCGTTGTCTGGCTAAGTGTGTCACCTCCCCATCCCCTGAAAAACATGAGCTATTATCGAGACATCATTATTCTGGAATGTGACGCTGGGTCATTAACGGCCTTTTACTTGGTATCGGCCTATATTGCTCTTTTGTCCATTGTGTGTTTAGTTCTCGCTTTCCTTGCCCGGAAACTTCCAGACAACTTCAACGACGCCAAGTACATTACCTTCAGCATGTTGATCTTTTGCGCTGTTTGGATCACGTTTATTCCAGCTTATGTAAGTTCTCCGGGAAAGTACACAGTGGCTGTGGAAGTGTTTGCTATCTGGGCCTCAAGCTTTGGTTTGTTGGTCTGTATTTTTGCACCAAAATGTTACATTATCTTACTGAAACCGCAGATCAACACAAAGAGACACATGATGGGCAAAGAAGCTTCACTGTAA